CCGTCGCGCCACAACCCGCTCGATCGCGCGAGGATGAGAGGCGTGTTCAAAGCGCCGGCAGCGAGAACCACGGTCCGCGCCAGGCGGACCCGGTCGGCCCCATCGGCGGCCCCAGGCCCCCCTTCCCGGCTGATGACCAGCACACCGTCCGGTACAGGCTCAAGTCTGACGACCGTCTCTTCTGGGTAGACGAGAGCACCGCAGGTCTCCGCTTTCTGCAGCGCCCGGTTGTAACCGTCCGCCTTACAGGCACGCGGACACGCATCTCCCAGGCACTCGGAACAACCAGGGAGGTAGTCGATCCCGACATGCAGGCGGTATGGATGAAGTCCGGCCTCCCGCATCGCACGCACCAGCGCCGTGTCACGGGGGCCGAGTGGCGGCGGCGAACGCAGCATCGCATCATCATCGGCGTCTAGCGGATCCGGCGTCCCAGCGATCCGCAGCATCTTCTCCATACGTGCGTAGAATGGCCTGAACTCGTCGTACTCGAATGGCCATTCCCGGGGTAACGCGCCTGGTGGCCGCAGCGGTGCAAAGTCCGATCGCCGATAGCGGGACAGAGCCGCGCCATAGACGGTCGAGGAACCACCCGGTCCGATGCCGAGGACGGCAGCCATGGGCGTCGCCGATCGACCTCGGCCCGTCTCACGCATCAGCGGTACGGGCCACCGGCCTACGCGAGGCAACGGGTGTCCAATGAGCCTAGCTATGAGCTTTCGCCGCATAGTCGGCCCGGGCTCCGGTTCCTGCAATCGCGACCGGCCGCATTCGATCACCCCGACCGAGTACCCCGCCTCACCTACCGCGAGCGCCGAAACGCTGCCCGCCAGCCCTCCCCCGACGACGATCACGTCGAGCGTCTCTGTCACCCGGTCATCCACGGTCACACCGCAACTGGGCCGGACGTTCATGACGGCACCACAACCGGGCGTGGCTTCTCGGAAACCCCTGGCTCTGTCATGTGCTCCCCCTTGGTCCCAGGCGGCGGATGATCGGCGTTCCATGCGCCTCAGATCAAGTGATCATCTTTGCTTTTCATCTACGTATCAGTGTGGCGCTTGACAGGAGATTTGACAGCGCTTTCCCGGAACTCGCAAACACATTGATCTTGTAATATCAACTGCACGAGGAATTTTGGCGTCGGATTCCCGGTCCGGCAACCTCGCGAGCCGCCGGCGCCTTCTTCGAAATTCCACAACGGTGATTCTCTGGCCTGTGTACAGAGGGCGGAGTCGACCCGTCCCCTGCTCCGTCGACGTGACCACGCCCATACCGCTGCGGACAACTGTCATGGTTGTTCGAACATCGCGCCGCTCAGGTGGACTCATCCGCACTGCGGGGGCGAGGGACCAGCGCCAGCACCGTTCTATACACCTCTGGGGAGACGACACGAACGATCGCGAGGTGAACCACACCGATGGCCGGGATGACCGCCGCCAACGACCACAGCTGGGCCCACCCTGCGGTGAGGTTCAACGCGAGGAGTCCCGCCCCGGCCGAACCGGCAACAGCTGCGCAAGCAGCAGCGAACACCGCAGCAAGTCTGCGTGGTCGAATGCCCAACAGTCGCCCTACCAGCAACCACCGGACGACGGTCGCCACCAAGGCCACGAACACGAATCCGATTGCCACCCAATTCAAGCCCTTGTGCGCCACCAACGCTGTCACTGCTATCTCGAGTGCGCCGAAGCACGCCGCGTATGCCAACCAACGGCCCGGTTTTCCGGTGCCGTAAAACAGACGCTGATCGATGATTGCACCCAAGGTCAGAATTGCGGCAAGACCCAGCGCCTGAGCCACCGGAACGCTCTCGTCCCACCCCTGGCCGAACAGCAGCGGGACGACCAGGGTGCCCCCGACCACAACCACCGTCATGAGCGGGGACACCGCGGCATACGCGATGCTGAGCGCCTTTACATAGGCGGTCTGCAGCCGCTCGGGAGATTCACGGACTTTGGCGAAGACAACCGTCGAAACCGGAACCAACGCCTTGCCGCCGAGATCCTGCATGACCTGAACCAGTCGCTGGGCGATGCTCAAGTAGCCGAGCGCGGCCGGGCCTAGGACGGTCGAGATGATCGCGGCCTCGGCCGCTGGTCTCATGGCCACGATCAGGTCGACCGTCACCACCTTGTTTCCGAACTTCGCCATGGCGAAGAACTCCGGTTTGGAGAACTGAAATCTCGGCCGCCAATGCGCAGCCTTCCAGCACAAGACGCAACTGATCGCTTCCGCGACCACGAGTTGGCTCACCAGTGCCCACGCCCCCGCGCCGCGGACAGCGAGAACGATGGCCACCACCTGAGCAATGACGGCAGAGAACAACCACTGCAGCGAGAGCAGGCGAAACTTCATCTCCCGCCGCAGCAGCGCCGCGGGCACCGAGCAAAGGACGATGAAGCCGGCCGCCAGGGAGCACCCCCGCAGCACCGGTGCGGCGCCCGGGAGATTGAAAAGGGCGGCGATGACGGGTGCGAAGACAGCAATGGCCGCCATCAGTGCGATCGCCATGGACAGCGAGTACCAGAACGCGGTGCTCAACAATCGTTGGTCGGCATGCTTCACCTGAATCACATAGGTCGACAACCCGAGGTCTGCCAGGAGCAGAAGGAACGGTGTGACAGTCATCGCTGCCGCCACGACGCCGAAGTCCTCGGGAGTGAGCAGTCGGGTAAGGATCGCGACGGTGATCAAACCCGTCAGACGCATCACCCACTGAGCCGCCGTCAGCCACAATGTCCCGGCTGCCGCGGATCTGCCGAGGGGCTCGACCGGCGGCGCCTCGTCGGCGGGCGCCTGCTCGGGAACAAGCCCGTCGGGCCTGTCTGGACCGCTACCCGGGCTGGACATCGCAGGCCCGTGACGACCGCCCCCACCGCGCTTCCGGGCGCACCCCACTCAAGACACGCCGGTTACCGACCGGGCAGGCGGCACGACCGGGGAAAGATGCGCGTCGCAGAATGCTCACTGGAGTTCGGGCATCTTCTGCTCGATGGACGCCGCGAGTTCACCCAGTTCGCGCCGCCGGTCCTGCATGGTGCGGGTCTCCTCCAAGCCCGCAATGGAAAGAATCTGCCCCCACCGGTAGACGTGGTCGTGTCGCCGCAGCGAGTTCACCGTATTAGCCCGTCGGATCCGCTCGATTCGGTCCGGATCGGCCGTCAGCGAATCGATTACGTCCGCGATGTCAGCGGAATTGAAGGCAAGCGGGATTACCGAATCCTGCCAGCCGAAGTTCTCGTTGAACGATTCGTTGTCGGGTGCGTCGCCGATGAGAACGGTCCCGGCGGCAGCACCCTCGAAATAGCGCAGACCGAGCTCTCGGTTGCCGCCGGTGCGCTCGGGGTTGTAGTGCCGGACGGCGGTCGCGAGAAAAAACCGGGTGCGCTTCAACATCTCCGCCAGGCGACGGCGGTGTTCGGCGTTACTGGTAACGGGACAGTTCGTCAACGTGTCATACATGTAGTACCAGTCG
This region of Mycolicibacterium diernhoferi genomic DNA includes:
- a CDS encoding GMC family oxidoreductase, which produces MERRSSAAWDQGGAHDRARGFREATPGCGAVMNVRPSCGVTVDDRVTETLDVIVVGGGLAGSVSALAVGEAGYSVGVIECGRSRLQEPEPGPTMRRKLIARLIGHPLPRVGRWPVPLMRETGRGRSATPMAAVLGIGPGGSSTVYGAALSRYRRSDFAPLRPPGALPREWPFEYDEFRPFYARMEKMLRIAGTPDPLDADDDAMLRSPPPLGPRDTALVRAMREAGLHPYRLHVGIDYLPGCSECLGDACPRACKADGYNRALQKAETCGALVYPEETVVRLEPVPDGVLVISREGGPGAADGADRVRLARTVVLAAGALNTPLILARSSGLWRDGFPPPMLGRGLMFHVTDILGLRVPHQVPNYGPQKTLAIRDLCEGGEVQSMAMRVGAAPIASFLRGEAERLGFGWLGVGLEALRVPAAIAARYLGAAATFATVQEDYAYPGNRVWEDSSHPERIRFRYDVSAELRERSERSRRVIRERLHRLRPFFLSQLATPNWGHPMGTCRMGVDPAESVTDSQGRVWGLSNVVVADAATLPSSGSTNPALTVAANALRIAEALVGRMNDEARPHRVG
- a CDS encoding lipopolysaccharide biosynthesis protein, with protein sequence MSSPGSGPDRPDGLVPEQAPADEAPPVEPLGRSAAAGTLWLTAAQWVMRLTGLITVAILTRLLTPEDFGVVAAAMTVTPFLLLLADLGLSTYVIQVKHADQRLLSTAFWYSLSMAIALMAAIAVFAPVIAALFNLPGAAPVLRGCSLAAGFIVLCSVPAALLRREMKFRLLSLQWLFSAVIAQVVAIVLAVRGAGAWALVSQLVVAEAISCVLCWKAAHWRPRFQFSKPEFFAMAKFGNKVVTVDLIVAMRPAAEAAIISTVLGPAALGYLSIAQRLVQVMQDLGGKALVPVSTVVFAKVRESPERLQTAYVKALSIAYAAVSPLMTVVVVGGTLVVPLLFGQGWDESVPVAQALGLAAILTLGAIIDQRLFYGTGKPGRWLAYAACFGALEIAVTALVAHKGLNWVAIGFVFVALVATVVRWLLVGRLLGIRPRRLAAVFAAACAAVAGSAGAGLLALNLTAGWAQLWSLAAVIPAIGVVHLAIVRVVSPEVYRTVLALVPRPRSADEST